The Mastomys coucha isolate ucsf_1 unplaced genomic scaffold, UCSF_Mcou_1 pScaffold11, whole genome shotgun sequence genome includes a window with the following:
- the Lgals2 gene encoding galectin-2, with protein sequence MNTLRAVCYLNNGKLHQWQRSGRSLCEPPVLAGLFLGGGVEESQQREKFEITNLNMKSGMSLKIKGKIHNNVDRFHINLGQGKETLNLHFNPRFKESTIVCNTHDGGHWGQEQRENHVCFSPGSEVKFTIAFQDKDFKVTLPDGHVLTFPNRLGHNHLHYLGMEGLQISSFKFE encoded by the exons ATGAACACGTTGAG GGCAGTGTGTTACTTGAACAATGGGAAACTACACCAGTGGCAAAGGTCAGGCCGTTCACTCTGTGAACCTCCGGTCCTAGCCGGTCTCTTCTTGGGTGGTGGAGTGGAGGAGAGCCAGCAGAGG GAGAAATTTGAGATCACAAACTTGAACATGAAATCAGGGATGTCCCTGAAGATTAAAGGCAAGATCCACAATAACGTTGACCG CTTCCACATTAACCTGGGCCAGGGGAAAGAAACGCTGAACCTGCATTTTAACCCTCGCTTCAAGGAATCCACTATTGTCTGTAACACCCATGATGGTGGCCACTGGGGACAAGAGCAACGAGAAAATCACGTTTGCTTCAGTCCGGGGTCAGAGGTCAAG TTCACCATTGCCTTCCAAGATAAAGACTTCAAGGTGACGTTGCCCGACGGACACGTGCTGACCTTCCCCAACAGGCTGGGCCACAACCACCTGCACTACTTAGGCATGGAAGGGCTCCAGATCTCCTCCTTCAAGTTCGAGTGA